One genomic segment of Hordeum vulgare subsp. vulgare chromosome 2H, MorexV3_pseudomolecules_assembly, whole genome shotgun sequence includes these proteins:
- the LOC123426627 gene encoding UPF0496 protein At3g19330-like — protein sequence MPHKTTSGGRWIYWESNVFVPVGRWPLAFDAHQWQVLQYSSTSGPHALYNLLACVVSARCLRSLRTDEPRLESRSMPAMRPWERRDRDTDDGEEDDEAACSNAGANTSSANASTSSSTTPGSGGRRIGGGAAAAAGGWGSSPVSGSGATINLSQEYTLAIQTSSYNEIWGKIHVIVDGQRVDGGDQDEDEEDRATLAGVLRPEDAVVDRALRDAPDTELTRLAADYLRSTHHASLHCLFLRRALRRARALYGPVTDVLALIPHAAPLAVPHCDCAFDAFLLFDKIPNPFLPPAASFQGMHRSFAGLKTHLDLRLLKARRRRRLLRCATRGSGICLVACATGAAIAGLVIATHAITALLAAAPACAASGGSCCSTPAWMKRLQQHMDRLDAAARGAYVLNNDVDTIERLVGRLHATVESDKILVRLGLERGRGQHHTIEEVVRQLRKNHPSLLRQLADLEEHICLYFAAVNRARLFLVHHLNAQTDPNAELPL from the coding sequence ATGCCGCACAAGACCACGAGCGGGGGCCGTTGGATCTATTGGGAGTCAAACGTCTTCGTCCCCGTTGGGCGTTGGCCGTTGGCTTTCGACGCACACCAGTGGCAAGTACTCCAGTACTCCTCCACCTCCGGCCCCCACGCGCTTTATAACTTGCTTGCTTGCGTCGTTTCTGCTCGTTGCTTGCGCTCCCTGCGCACCGACGAGCCGAGACTCGAGAGCAGAAGCATGCCAGCGATGCGGCCGTGGGAGCGCCGGGACCGGGACACGGACGACGGAGAGGAAGACGACGAGGCTGCCTGCTCCAACGCGGGCGCTAACACCAGTAGCGCAAATGCGAGCACGAGCTCGAGCACGACTCCCGGTAGCGGCGGCAGGAGGATCGgcggtggtgcggcggcggcagcgggcgggtGGGGGAGCAGCCCCGTCTCGGGGTCGGGAGCGACCATCAACCTCAGCCAGGAGTACACGCTCGCCATCCAGACCAGCTCCTACAACGAGATCTGGGGCAAGATCCACGTCATCGTGGATGGCCAACGGGTTGACGGCGGCGACcaagacgaggacgaggaggacagggccaccctcgccggcgtgctccgtcCGGAGGACGCGGTGGTGGACCGCGCGCTCCGGGACGCGCCCGACACCGAGCTCACCCGCCTCGCCGCGGACTACCTCCGCAGCACGCACCACGCCTCGCTGCACTGCCTCTTCCTCCGCCGGGCGCTGCGCCGTGCGCGGGCGCTGTACGGGCCCGTCACGGACGTTCTCGCGCTGATCCCGCACGCGGCGCCGCTCGCCGTGCCGCACTGCGACTGCGCGTTCGACGCCTTCCTCCTGTTCGACAAAATACCCAACCCGTTCCTGCCCCCCGCGGCCAGCTTCCAGGGCATGCATCGGAGCTTTGCTGGCCTCAAAACCCATCTCGACCTCCGCCTCCTCAAAGCCCGGCGTAGGCGCCGGCTGTTGCGGTGCGCGACGCGCGGGTCTGGCATCTGCCTCGTCGCCTGCGCGACGGGGGCTGCGATCGCCGGCCTCGTCATCGCCACCCACGCCATTACCGCGCTGTTGGCCGCGGCTCCTGCCTGCGCAGCGTCGGGTGGCTCCTGCTGCTCAACCCCAGCTTGGATGAAACGCCTGCAGCAACACATGGACCGGcttgacgccgcggccaggggcgccTATGTGCTCAACAATGACGTTGACACCATTGAACGGCTGGTGGGCAGGCTCCACGCCACCGTCGAGAGTGACAAGATCTTGGTAAGGCTAGGGCTTGAGCGCGGGAGGGGGCAGCACCACACCATCGAAGAGGTGGTGCGGCAGCTGAGGAAGAACCATCCTAGCCTGCTACGCCAGCTCGCAGACCTCGAGGAGCACATCTGTCTCTACTTTGCAGCCGTTAACCGTGCAAGGCTGTTCCTTGTACACCACCTCAATGCTCAGACTGATCCCAATGCCGAGTTGCCTCTCTAG